From a region of the Basfia succiniciproducens genome:
- the hypA gene encoding hydrogenase maturation nickel metallochaperone HypA: protein MHEMSLTQNIMEIVEEQCHRNNVNKVTDIWLEIGPLSCVEPDAIEFCFEVCRKNTVMENCKLHFVPVLALAYCWHCEKTVEIKSHHDACPQCGGIHLQKQGGDDLRIKEIAVE from the coding sequence ATGCACGAAATGTCCCTTACCCAAAACATTATGGAAATTGTGGAAGAACAATGCCACCGCAATAACGTGAATAAAGTTACGGATATTTGGTTGGAAATCGGTCCGCTTTCCTGTGTGGAACCTGATGCCATTGAATTTTGTTTTGAGGTATGCCGCAAAAATACGGTAATGGAAAATTGCAAGCTCCATTTTGTCCCCGTGCTGGCGCTGGCCTATTGCTGGCATTGCGAAAAAACGGTGGAAATCAAAAGCCATCATGACGCCTGTCCCCAATGCGGCGGTATTCACTTACAAAAGCAAGGCGGCGATGATTTGCGAATTAAGGAAATTGCGGTGGAATAA